In Tenebrio molitor chromosome 1, icTenMoli1.1, whole genome shotgun sequence, the sequence TCGGCATAATCGGTACCCATGTCACCATTGCGACGGACCAGCCCCTGGTCCTTGCTTACGACGGCGATAACACCATCGACGTGGAGCCTCCCCGACATCAGCTGATCCAGCGGTTCAGATGGGGTGGCGACCCTCCCTTGAAGCAACCTAAACCAATGAAGTATCCCGCAGATCTCGTCATAATTGCACATACCGCCACGAAGAGCTGCTCGACCATACCAAAATGCTCGCAGATTGTTGCGGCTGTGCAAAAGCACCACTTCCAAACCGACACTGATATACGTTACAATTTCTTGATAGGTGGAGATGGCAATGCGTACGTGGGGAGAGGATGGGGCGCGACCAACCCCCAGAGTAACCACTCGATTAGTGTCAGTTTCATTGGCAACTATCTTCGCGATTTTTTGAGTGAAGACATGATCGAAGCGTTGCAAGAACTGTTGGCTGAAGGGGTGGCACTAGGGAAGCTTGATGAT encodes:
- the LOC138125003 gene encoding peptidoglycan recognition protein-like, with translation MVNDNANPKCISIDAIKAEVPQIKPTYIFDCRQCLVTFVVAFVVSMVVVFAIGIIGTHVTIATDQPLVLAYDGDNTIDVEPPRHQLIQRFRWGGDPPLKQPKPMKYPADLVIIAHTATKSCSTIPKCSQIVAAVQKHHFQTDTDIRYNFLIGGDGNAYVGRGWGATNPQSNHSISVSFIGNYLRDFLSEDMIEALQELLAEGVALGKLDDDYKIVCHNQTKATLSPGVNVYKVIQTWSRFLPGRLRS